TTTCATAACCTGAGTTCAATTTGGATCCCTCATTGCTTAAACTGACGCAGCAGGAGCACATGAGACCACCACCCAAAATCGTGCAATCCTTTCAACGTTCTAGCATGTGTCACAGCTGACTTGTAGAGTTTGCTGAGGGATTTGCGCCACCTAGTGGCTACTTGCCCGGTCATGTGATACAAACAAAAGatcattaatttattttttaaataaagtaccTAAACAGGTTTGAAAACAAACAGTTCTTAAGGATTACAATCAAATGTTTTGAACttcaaagttaaatacaactgaaccgtACGTATGGAGTTATTCTTTTGTGTGCCACTAGAGGGtgtctttctttgtgtgtctttggcatgtggagaaattgacaataaagctgactttgactttattaaGTCCGTAATGTTGGGATGAAGCATATCAGCTATTACAGAGCAAAACTCAATTATGATTAGGcttctttttcattttgctttcaggAAGTAATTAAATTGAACCTTAATGCCAGTGGTTAATTAAACCTCTTAAAATGACTGcagcgtttttgttttttttaaatcattatcaGTGGAGTACTTACTGTACTTTGCCTCAGACGACACGCTCGTCTTCCGATCACTCGGGATGTTCTGTTGtggaaaacacacaaagaaaagGGAATATCTCAGGACACTGGAAAGGATTTAAACACTCAGGTATTAAGAATTAGGATACAGAAATGTCCATTTGGTATAAATAAATCCCCCTCCCAAAAATAAAGCCTATTCCACCCTTCTTCCTGAAGGCTCATTTCAGTTGAGCCATTTCATCAGATGAATTTTCATATTTCTGAGTAAGGATTATGCTGGCAGACATTTTTAATCTGCTCCGCTCTATCAcgtcagcaatttttttttttttgtgtcctgcgctttattttacttttaaccAGGCTGCTGTACTCAAAATAACTGTGCTGTAACCGTCTGGCtatgagaaaaaacaaattctGCAGTGCATCCTGGACTGCTTGCCAGCCAGTTGCAGTTTTAAACAATGCAAGCATAaaggagaacatacaaactggTCTTGAGTTGACGTTTGAAACCTGAACGGCAGAACTTTGAGTAGGAGTGCTTTTCTGTAAACAGTAGTGGCAGTGAAGtcaatgcaactttttttttcacaagcaGCAGCTTCCAAAAAGTAAAGAATAattacattttcaaaatgaGTCATTGGACCACAGGGGAAGAGCGCTCGTTCCTCTGCTGCTTTTTGGAGAAATCCGCTAGCTCTTTTGTTTTGATGGGGTTCAAATCAAGGTGGTTCCCCTGGCACCAATTAAGAAGATGGATGATCTCAGGGTGTAAGGTTATCTCATCATTGGAAGAGACATCAGACCTACCACAGCTGGGTCTGCAAACGTCACCAGGATGTTGGAAGGTGAATGAAGGAATCTAGCAGGCGGCACAGCACAAATCcttctaaaataaataaagaaataaatacacacatacatacatgtgaATGTgtgacataaataaataaataaataaataaatatgaatgtgtggaatgaatgaatacataaataaataaattatgatATCACTTACCTCCAGGCTTGTGTTCCTCCACATCACACATTTAAATTGCCATTAATATTGTTGCCAGAACTGTAGAGGGTGTGTGATTTAAACGAATTCTAAAATACAGAATGTTGTCAGCACGCTTAGCTAAATTAGTTGCCATCATAATTGGGCTGCACTTTATGTTTCTGAAGTTAGCACATGAAAACCTTCACAAACAAAAGAAGCATATATGCAGCCAATACGCATTTAGCTAAGAAAATGtaatttaataatttaaaaacaaccACAACCAGTGACCTTAAGGGTGTGGTTCAACTAAACTTTAATACGATATTTAAAATGCAAATCTTGTTTcgttatattttaaaataaaggcCCTATTATTGTAATTTGAGTGTTAAAAGATTAAAATCCAAACCGTGTTAGCATGCCAGGATAGCTTCGATGCCTAAATGATTAAAATCATTGCTGTCTATAGACTAGCATGTGTTCACACAAGTTGACGCCACAGGAAGGGCAGATTCAATCCGAATGCCAGAACAGATTAAAATGCTTTGCGAAAAGATTAAAACTATCTGACCCCAAAAAAGATGATTTATTAGCAGATTTACTCGCTTGGATGGTTGATGAGCGACTTCCAGGACGATGGCGTAAATGTGTCTGCTTGCCTCGTAAAATTGAATGATGTAATTTCTCTGAAACGGATTTCAAAAGCAATTTGTTGAAACTGAGAAAAGACGCTTGGTGGCGCATGTCAGCAAAATATAACAAAAGAGCGACATCTGGTGGCCGCAAGCACTCACTGACACCACTTTTTACAGCCATCGAGGCCATTTTACCAACTTTTCAGACAAATTTGGCAATACATATCCCCACTAATCACATTATAAACACAGTTAGCTAAATTTTAAACTCGTTTGGAAACTTTTAGCAACTACTGAAATGGACTGTGCAACCTGCAGTTATTTTCAGCTCCAATCATAAGATTAAAAACAGCAAGAAGCTGGGAAAAAGTTGATCAATTTTATTTGGGTGGATGGCATGAAACcacaaaatatttacaaatacgTATCTACAAAAACAAACTGCAAGTGTGGATGCAAAAAGAGGCATAAAGAGACAACAAGACTCTTGAGTGCTGACATTGCCACACAACCGGGAATGCATCACTTAATAAGTGTCCAAACGTTGACACTTAAGCGCATGCGCAGCACGACGTGCTTCTTCATCCTTCTTTGTTGACTTTGCGTCGACTCAAGAAGACTCTTCGTCGATCTTAGGCGCCAGGTAGTATTTGACGTGGCCCATGTCAGCAATCTTATATTCCACCACTGCACAAATGAAATCCCGGCCCACCAAAAAATGGATGTTAAGACAAGATGGAATACGGTACACAGTGGTGTTTTGACTTAGGAGATGTTATGTCGCCGTGTCGCTTACCAAGAGGAATGTCCGCTGACATACTGAGGGTGACTGTCTTGGACAGGGGAGTGGCTTTGGTGAAGAAGTTCAAGTAGTTGAGAGCAAAGATGAGCTGAACTGGTTCATTCATCTCAATAGTCACCTAGATGACATTCAGAATAGTTACATGAAAGCATTTCTTATTTTTTCTAAATCATTACTGTTTACTGAAATTTATTTAAGACtcaccgcctcctcctccttgtccaCATTGCTTGTCTGGGACAGCTTGATGTTTCCCGTACCCAGCTCTCCACTAGCAGAGAACTTGACGCCATCCTTGGCGCAGGAGATCATGACGGCGTCTCCAATCTGCGAGAGATCGCGGCAGATGCGGGCGAACTCCCCTGATGGCATCTTGATCACACAGCTGTACTCCTGCTCCTGTGAACATGGACGAGAGAAGGTCAGAAACCGTTGCATCGCCAAGCCGCGACAAGACCCAAAACCTTAATGGGACCTTACTGGAATTCCCAGCTGCTCCACATCGAGGTCCATCAACTTCATCTCATAATCTGACACCTTCTCctggtctgaaaaaaaaaagcaatgtttAAGAAAATGCAAAAAAGAATAGCACAGAGTAGACTGGATTGTCCGTCAACTTACTGACTGTCTCGAAGACAAGCGCGAGTGTGTCTGCATTGTCGTCCGCTCGAACGGTGATGATGTCTTCATTTCCGGCGCACTTCAGGATCTTGGACATActggaaattgaaaaaaaagaaaaaaatggagtaTGTCAACTAAATAATTTTAAGGGACATTTTATGCAATTTACGGTTTAAAATAAACTATGCTAATGAATGTTGTGATCAACCTATATTACTTTGACTAGACAGGTTATGTTGGAGGTCATTTGTAAATATTTCGATCTTGTTAAATATATCCACATTCAACCCACTTTCAAACTATTTTGCCACTTATGTCTGTGTAAATTTCTAGTCATTCAAAATAACAGCAATCATTTTGTTGATGGGTTTGTTCATTATTCTTACTTTTCTAATAAAGCTATACTTTATTAATAAAGAAGTCACGAAAATTTTAAAGAATGAATCGAGATCATCACAGTAATACCCACCACCGCGCCTTGTCAATCCTATGCAAATGAAGTGTGACGTCAGGGTGACACGCTCCCGGAAGTGAAAATTCCCGGGTTCAAGAAATATTCCCGCCAAGTCTCAAATTGGCGCTCAAGTCAGGTCGGCACCCAATGACGAGTTCGGTGAACGAACATTGATAACGCGAAAGACTCGAGAGGCTTTGTACCTTAATAACATTCTTACTACACGCCTAAGTCGTTTATATTACACATACTGAAGGGTGTTACAGGCAACTCCATTTGGAGGAACATGCCCGGGCATCTCCGCCATGATGGCTACCTTTCTTTATGCCCCTATTCGAACTTTCTTTGAGCACCACAATGAAACAACAAAGTCGCAATCCGGACAGTGTTGACATGAAGATTAAAGCACTTTTGAGTCATGCGGAATGTTACTTATGTTGACCAACCGACAGACACTTGTTTAAAGCTGCAATCCAAAGTTTGCCTCACGTAACATAAGTTAGCAATTGGCCACCATTTCTAGGATTTTATGGCGGCTAACACTCGTTCTGAATAAGTTCAAAAATGCTATTTGGCTGACCTGCCCAGGTTGACTCCCATGGCGAGGTTTCTGTCGCAGCGGTACGAGTCGAAGCCGTCACTGCGGAGGGTAAGCTGCACCAGGGAGACGTGAGAGGAGTCCATGCTCTGCAGCGAGATGCCGGACGAGCTGACGTCCCAGCACGCCTCAGTGATCAGATCCTTCAAGGCCTCCAGCACCTTCTTCAAGATGGATCCCTGGACCAAGCGAGCCTCAAACATACTTGCTGTTGTGTTTGCTGAAAAGTTGGAATAGATAAAGACGGAGCAGTCGTAGTTACTTCCTCGAAGTAGGGGCTAGGTAATATTAAAGGCCGAGATTTAGAAGTCGGACTAAGAAATAGGAGCCTTAGGTTAAGTCTTTGTCCCTGGTTAATTGAAAGAAGTACAATCTCACGTCTAGGAGGAGGATTTGAAGCGTTTACGCGCGCCACAGCTATGTTATAATGGTATGGCGCCGCAACGTCATTTCCGCTACCGGTGTAGACTGCGCCTTTTCCGCCAGGAAATCGGGTCTtaaaggcggccattttgaagaGGTCAACCCATCGAATCCCCACCTTAAGAGTTAATACGCGTATTTCACGTTATAAAATTCTAAGTGTAAACCAACAATCAAAAATATCACAGAAAGAGACATGTTCTCATCTCAGTTAATTCACAAAAGTAGTCATTTTCACAGTGGGTGCCGTTTATTTCCCTCGGTTTTGAGCGTTGGCAAATGACGTTTACGTGCATTACCGCCGTCTACTGGTATGGAGGATAGTTCTGGTACTAAGTCGAGCCGTTTCTTGAAGCTATAAGAAAATAGACTCCAAAAGATTAAATGCCCAATGTATATTTATTGACCAATAAAAAATGCTTGGCATAAAGCCACACTTTTGCAATTACGACCTTTTTCATACTGCTTTTCTCCtctctgtgtagttttgtgccaCTTGAGGTCAATCGTATTTCAAACTGGATCGGACCGCTTAAAGGTCGGACAGGAAGTAGTTGGTTGCCATGGCGAGGATGGGCGCTCCCGTTGGCACACCAGGGAAGGGACCGCTGGAACCAGCGATGTCGATGTGGGAGTACGGCAGAGGCGCCTCAGAATCCACACCATGCTGCATCAAAGTAAAGGTAATTTTAAATCTGAGGAGACAATGCAGCAAGTGAGTCATTTCTCCTTGTGACCCACCTTGTGCAGGCCCGACGCCATGATGAGGAAAGCCGCTGGAGTCTGATGTCCTCGAGGGGTCGCAGAAGATGGCAAGTTGTTGCACTGGAGAATATCCTCGTACTCGGATTTACCCTTATGAAACTCGTAGTCTTCCCTCCTGATGCTGGACACTTCGAAGAGGTCGCCCAGCACCTCTCCAGCTGCATGACGATAAAGGCAAGAAcacaaatttaaattatttgttgattaaaaaaaatctagttcTAAATCTTTTATTGGATAATCCCCGTAGTGTTGCAACCATAGAATTAATTTCTCACCTTTTTGCCACTGAGCTGCATTACCGGTGCGATGGGCGGGTCCGTTGTCCATGATTATCTGCAGAGAAATTCACAGCAGAAAAATTCAACTAGAATATCACACTAACATCCATTGTCATCCAGTGATGGAGTCAGCTCTCACAGAATAGTTGGGTCCCATGGCTCTGATAGCATGGCCGGTCAGAGTCGCAATTGTGAACAGCTGCGGGGAAGTCTCGTGCACAGCCTGTGTAAAAATGATCGCGTCAAAACCATGTTCAAGAAAAATCCTCAAATGCAGCCTGATGACTGGTAGGCGTGTCCCCTAAAACCTGAGCTGACCTTCTCTTTCATCTCACAAAGCAGGTCAACCATCACCATGCGTCCCTCGGCATCCGTGTTGCCGACTCTGACTCGGCGTCCAGCACGAGAGACCACCAGCTCGTCCGCCACGTAGCAGTCTGAAACACAAACGTACAGTACATTCAAATGTGCCACTATCaagctttttttcctccttagATTCAGCACCATCATAAAATGTCACTGACCTGAACCCACACTGTTGCGCACCATAGCCATGGAACCAACAACCTTCAAGTTCTTGGGCTTCAGCTTTGCCAAAATCTAAAATGGGAAACTCTATTAGTGGCATTCACCATGTACAGTTCTCCCCCTGCCTATTTGCGGTTTTACATTTCAAAGGGTTAAGTTAACAAGAATAAACGTGGTGGAAATTCAGAATTTCATTTTCAGTTCAAGTCATATTTGGCGCTTATTGATTAACAACATTTGTGGCCGTGTTCAGTTCACCCTATGGATAGAAATTTCATGCAATCTCGCGAGGATTACACACAGTCACTCGTGACAGACTGTCAGTGCAACTCACCTGGAAGAAGccggcaacagcagcagcaccacaCTTGTCTCTGTGCATCCCTGCCATGAAGCCGCCAGCCTTGATGTCTGCTCCGCCCGTGTCATACGTGATGCCCTGTATGCCAATTAACACAAATCCTGCTTTTagcagatgtaaaaaaaaaaaaattttaaactGCGTGGGCATAGCATCTTCTTCTCTCACCTTGCCCACCAGCATGAGCGTCTTCTGGATAGGGCCCTCGCCACAGTACTGCAACTTAATGACTCTGGCTTGGTGACGTGGTACACCTACATAAAAGAGGGGAACGTGAATGGGGGCGCTAGCAAGGAGCATGCTCGCAACAAGACGTGCGGCTCTTACTGTTGGCACAGCGGTTGACAGCAGCCAGGCAGGGGTACTCCCTCTCCAGAAATTTTACATCACTTATCACTTCCACCTAAAGGGAACACACATGTTCACATCACATCAGGGTTTCCAAACCTTCAGTGcctattttgttttaaaaatacatcaTAGCAAGTATTGTAAGAAAAATGAAGCGGCGGTTGTGGAAAAGCAATTCATTTTTTGGCCTGTCAGGGTCGTACTGAAAATAGATATGAACAAAGGAACGCAGAACAAACAGGATTAGTCCTTAGCTTAACTACCTGCACGGGGGTGTTCTTGAAGAGTTCCACAACGTACTCGGCCACGCGAGGAGCAGCCATTCGCTCAGGATCCGAGCCGCCGATGTCGCGGCATGCCAGCCTAAGAAACGAGACTTTTGTATCAAGGGTTGAACGGCACAATTATGAGAATAAGGTGAACTAATTTGACTGTACCGTCCACTCTCCAGACCGCCAGCCAGATCCACCAGGCTTTGTCCCTGGTTTGCCTGAGGCACCCAGAGACCCAGCACGCACGCTTT
This portion of the Syngnathus scovelli strain Florida chromosome 3, RoL_Ssco_1.2, whole genome shotgun sequence genome encodes:
- the zgc:152830 gene encoding putative aminopeptidase W07G4.4; protein product: MCTSVQPIEWTTDLKDQKFDGVVLIAQSHDDLPSTLECLKAPLQDYNTVDSGLGEEVVVLKVPGLPGNRLVFSATGPVNRDYDDVRRFSDAAVNAMKRALKAGMQRPLLVCPQHKDYKNSTLVAALGALHALYMPLEVREANIKSSNHKACVLGLWVPQANQGQSLVDLAGGLESGRLACRDIGGSDPERMAAPRVAEYVVELFKNTPVQVEVISDVKFLEREYPCLAAVNRCANSVPRHQARVIKLQYCGEGPIQKTLMLVGKGITYDTGGADIKAGGFMAGMHRDKCGAAAVAGFFQILAKLKPKNLKVVGSMAMVRNSVGSDCYVADELVVSRAGRRVRVGNTDAEGRMVMVDLLCEMKEKAVHETSPQLFTIATLTGHAIRAMGPNYSIIMDNGPAHRTGNAAQWQKAGEVLGDLFEVSSIRREDYEFHKGKSEYEDILQCNNLPSSATPRGHQTPAAFLIMASGLHKHGVDSEAPLPYSHIDIAGSSGPFPGVPTGAPILAMATNYFLSDL
- the pcna gene encoding proliferating cell nuclear antigen; this encodes MFEARLVQGSILKKVLEALKDLITEACWDVSSSGISLQSMDSSHVSLVQLTLRSDGFDSYRCDRNLAMGVNLGSMSKILKCAGNEDIITVRADDNADTLALVFETVNQEKVSDYEMKLMDLDVEQLGIPEQEYSCVIKMPSGEFARICRDLSQIGDAVMISCAKDGVKFSASGELGTGNIKLSQTSNVDKEEEAVTIEMNEPVQLIFALNYLNFFTKATPLSKTVTLSMSADIPLVVEYKIADMGHVKYYLAPKIDEESS